The genomic stretch GACGACAACTACTCGGATTACTTTTACAAGTACGAGCGCCATCCAACAGAATAATTTATTCAAGCAAAGTGTCCACCAATTACAAGGTTCTTCACGACATCTTTCTTCTTGTCGTTCTTCCCATTCTTCCATGCGTTGTTCTACTTCTTCTTCAATCCATTCTTGGACTTCTCTACAAACTCTTCCCATGATTTCTGATCTTTTGAACAAAGTTATATTGATAAAATAAAATCGAAAAGAGTGTAACTCCTTGATTTAGTAGAGGATAAACACTGTTTCTTATTAAAAAAACAGCTAAAAGGTATTAACAATTTGTTGTGGAAACTTTTATGAAAAATCTCAAAACTGAACTCGAAAAAACAAAATCTAAATACTACTTTTGCATATGCAACACGACAAGGTATTAATATTAGACTTCGGATCGCAATACACACAACTAATTGCGCGTAGAGTTCGAGAACTGAACATCTATTCCGAAATTTTTCCATTCAACAAAATTCCAGCAAACGTAGACGAATATAAGGCGGTGATTCTTTCGGGAAGTCCAATGTCTGTACGTTCTGCGGAAGCGTTTCATCCAGATTTAAAAGGCATTCGTGGTAAAAAGCCACTATTAGCCGTTTGTTACGGTGCGCAATATTTGGCACATTTTTCTGGCGGAGAAGTTGCCGAATCAAACACACGAGAATATGGACGCGCCAATTTGAATTTCGTTCAAGACAATGAACCTTTCTTAGCTGGAATTTCAGTAGGAAGTCAAGTTTGGATGAGTCATAGTGATACCATTAAAAGTTTGCCAACCAACGGAAAACTGTTAGCAAGTACGCACGATGTAAAAAATGCGGCTTATAAAATAGAAGGAGAAACTACATATGCGATTCAGTTTCATCCAGAAGTATATCATTCCAAAGATGGAAAACAATTACTAGAAAATTTTCTAGTAACTATTGCAAATGTAAATCCTGATTGGACACCAAACGCATTTGTAGGAGAAACTGTAGAAGCTTTAAAAGCACAACTAGGAAACGATAAAGTTGTACTTGGATTATCTGGCGGAGTTGACTCAAGTGTTGCGGCAATGTTATTACACAAAGCCATTGGAGAAAATTTATATTGCATTTTCGTAAACAACGGATTGTTACGTAAAAACGAATATACAAGTGTTTTAGAACAATATGAAGGCATGGGACTCAATGTAAAAGGAGTTGATGCTTCGGCACGCTTTTTGGATGCGCTAGCAGGATTGAGTGATCCAGAAGAAAAACGAAAAGCCATTGGTCGTGTATTTATTGAAGTGTTTGATGATGAAGCACACCAAATACAAAATGTAACTTGGTTGGCACAAGGAACTATTTATCCTGATGTGATAGAAAGTGTAAGTGCAACAGGTGGACCAAGTGCTACTATAAAAAGTCATCACAATGTTGGCGGTTTGCCCGATTTTATGAAATTGAAAATCGTAGAACCACTAAAAGCATTGTTTAAAGATGAAGTTCGGAGAGTTGGTGCTTCTATGGAAATGGACAAACAATTATTAGGCCGTCATCCGTTTCCAGGACCAGGATTGGCCATCAGGATTTTGGGCGATATTACTGCTGAAAAAGTTCGTATATTACAAGAAGTTGACGCTGTTTTTATTGACGGATTACGCACTTGGAATTTGTATGATAAAGTATGGCAAGCTGGCGCAATATTATTACCTGTAAACTCTGTTGGAGTTATGGGAGACGAGCGAACATATGAAAAAGTAGTCGCATTGCGCGCTGTAGAAAGTACAGACGGAATGACGGCAGATTGGGTAGATTTACCTTATAAGTTTTTACAAAAAGTATCTAACGATATAATAAATAAAGTAAAAGGCGTTAATAGAGTAGTGTATGACATTAGCTCAAAACCGCCAGCAACCATTGAATGGGAATAATTAATAAAACAGCGTAGAGAATGAAAAAGTTTTTAGGATTTTTTTTAGCAATAGTATTGACAGGTTGTTCTGCAACAGCACAGCAATACAAAAGTCATACGGTAGCTAGAGGAGAAACCGTAGAAAGTATTGCCGATAAATATAATGTGAGCGTTGATGATATTATAAAACTTAATCCTGAAACAAGACGCGGCGTTCGTAAAAACAATGTGTTGGTTATTCCTTCGAAATCTATAAAGGTTTCCAAAGATGTTGAGGTTACATTTATCAATCATAAAGTAAGACGAAAAGAAACGTTATACAGCATTTCAAAAAAATATGGTATTGCGATTGATGATATCAAAAAATTCAATGAAAAAGTAGCTAAAAATGGTTTGAAAAGAGGCGATCGTATTGCAATTCCTGTTTTTAATACAAAGAAAGATGAAGTTGTTGAAGTTGTTTCTGGTACAGATGAAGAAGAAACTAAAAATGAAGAAGCTTCTTTTGAAATCTATACGGTAAAAGCAAAAGAAACAAAATGGGGAATTGCGCATAGTTACGGTCTTACGATTGAAGAATTGGAAGATCTCAATCCAGAAATCAAAGACGGATTAAAAATTGGACAAGAAATAAAATTGCCGATTCGTACAGACAAACCACAAGTTGCTAGTACTGAAAAATATGTGTTTTACGATGTAAAGCCAAAACAAACACTCTATACGTTAACAAGAAAGTTTGGTGTTTCGGAAGAAGAACTTATTTTGTTAAATCCTGCGTTGAAAGATGGTTTAAAAGCTGGAATGGTATTAAAGTTGCCAATTGCGGAGACAGAAAATTTAGAAGTTATTGGCGCTGTCATTGTTGATAGATTCAACTTTTTGGAAAATGCAAGCACAGAAAATGTATCAAATATTGTCATTATGTTACCGTTTAAGTTGAACGAAATGAACATGGATTCTGTGAGTCAAACTAAGGACAAATTAAAAAATGATCGTTTACTAAACTACGCTACCGAATTTTACACAGGTTCATTAATGGCATTGGATTCTATGAAACAATTAGGGTTTTCTGTAAATGTGAAAATACTTGACAATCAAGGAAATAAAGTTGCGACTAGAAGGTTGGTGCAAAGCAATGACTTTTCAAATGTAAACGCGGTTATTGGTCCAATTTTAGATTCAAACGTAGAAATTGTAGCTGCAGAACTAAAATCAGATGGAATTCCTGTTATTTCTCCACTTTCAAGTATAGAAGTAAAACATAGAAATGTGTACCAATCGGTTCCAACAAAAAAAATATTGGAGGAAACTATGCTTGCGTTTATTACAGAAAAAGGGCAAAATAAGAATGTAATTATCATAGCGAGTAATAGTCATGCAGCTATCAAAGCGCGATTGCAATCAGCTTTACCAAATGCCAGTGTATTCAATCCTGAAAAGGGAAATTACATACAACCAACAAAAATTTTACCATTACTAAAAAAAGACGAAGAAAACTGGGTAATTTTGGAAACAGATGATTTGTCACTCATAGCAAATGTCACTTCTGTATTGAATTCATACACAACAAGCGAAAAACGAAAAATTGTATTATTGACAACAAATAAAAGTGATAGTTATGACAATCATAGCAATGTTTATAACAGTCATTTAGCCAATTTGAGTTTTCACTATCCATCTATAGATAAGCCGTCATCTTTAGACAATATATTTGTAAAAAACTACGAACGTACTTATAACATTTCGCCAAGTACAATTGCTACGCGTGGATTTGACATTACTTTTGATGTTTTATTGCGTTTGGCATATGACAAAGATTTGGCAAAAAGTGTACGATCTGGTGCGATTACTAATTATGTAGAAAACAGATTTGAATACGATAAAAAATTATTTGGCGGATTTTTTAATAAAGGTGTTTACATTGTAATGTACGATGGATTAGAAATTAAAAAAGCCAATTAATTTAAAAAATAGTAACATTCATGACTTCAAAAGTAACTTACAAAGGAAATCTTAGAACGGTTTCTCAACATATAAAATCTGGAAATGAATTCATTACAGATGCGCCAACAGACAATAATGGCAAAGGAGAAGCGTTTTCTCCAACAGATACTGTAGCAACAGGACTTGCAAGTTGCATGTTAACTGTGATGGGAATTAAGGCGGAACAATTAGGTGTACACATGGAAGGCACAACTGCGGAAGTGACCAAAACAATGGCGTCAAATCCGAGAAGAATCTCTAAAATAGAAGTCAAGCTTAATTTGCCTTTTGAAGCGGATACTAAGACAAGAAAAATATTAGAAAACACAGCAAATACCTGTCCTGTGCATTACAGTTTGCATCCAGATATTGAGAAAATTGTTGAATTTCATTGGAAATAAATGTATAAACTCTTAGTCGTACTTTGTGTTTTTTTATTCGTTCAAGACGAAGAATCTATTGCGTGGACACAAAATCAAAAACTACATTGGGGAAATTTTGAAGGTGAACCAAAACCGAATACTGGAGCTGTTGCAATTACAGCTTCTGGAATTACCTATGGATTTAGTTCAAAAACCTTTTCCGACAGTGATAAAATAGAATATACAACCGATGTAGAGGCACAATTTTATCCAGATCGATCATGGTATTTAAAAGAACGTGTCAACGATACTATATTAAAGCACGAACAATTACATTTTGATATTACTGAATTGCATGCGCGTAAACTTCGAAAGCGCATCAAAAATGTAAAAACTACAAAGAATATTCAGCAAGTCATTTCTAAAATTTACGATGAAGTTAGTGCCGAATTAAATAAAATGCAAAATGATTATGACAAAGGTTCAGAGCATTCTATAAATTATGAAGGACAAGTAAAGTGGCAAAAACTTATTGCAAAAGAACTTCAAGAACATAGTAGATATAGAAAATAAACCAACTAGCATGACTGATTTCCCAAGCAAAGAAGCGCAACAAAAACTACTCATTGAATTGGCGCACGCTAAAATGCCTTTTGGTAAGTATAAAGGTAAATATTTGGTCAATCTGCCAGAATTCTATCTAATTTGGTATCGTCAAAAAGGATTTCCAAAAGGAAAAATTGGACAACAATTAGCGCAAATGCTTGATATTAAAATAAATGGTTTAGAGCCAATCATTTACAACATCCAACGGAAGTTTGAAAAGCGTTAATTATAAAAAATTAGTATTGAGTATTGAGAACTGACAACTGAGACTGAATACTGAATACTGAATCAAATTCACCATACTTCTTACAATTCTCTACATCTTACTACGTATTTATAACCTTTTATGTCGCAACTACGGAAAAAGGGGAAAAGACCCTTTTTTAACTAAGTAAATAATCCATATCTTTAATACTTCCCCTTTTACATGCAGTCAATCAGTAGTTTACCTATGAATTGAATGTATATGTTGAGGGATTTTTTGTTTAAATAAACACAGTATGATAGTATTACTAGACAACGGTCACGGAGGTTTAATCAATGGAACTTACCAAACACCAGGAAAACGTTCACCAATATGGAATGATGGTTCGCAACTATTTGAAGGCGAATTTAATAGAGCAATTGTAAACGGAATTATTGAAGATTTAACAACACTTCGAATTCCATATGTAAATATAGCCGCCGAATATAGAGATGTAACTTTAGAAACACGTATGAGCAGAGCCAATAAATTTGGTTCAAGAAATTGTTTCTATCTTAGTGTACACTCAAATGCAGGTGGCGGACATGGAAGTGAAGTGTTTACGTCGCCAGGAAATACTAAAAGCGATAAAATTGCAACGGTTTTTGGGGAAGAATTCAAAAGAGAATTCCCGAATCGTAGATTGCGAACAGATTTCTCCGATGGCGATTTAGACAAAGAAGAAAATTTCTACGTCCTCAAACGCACAAGAATGCCAGCAATACTAACGGAAAACTTCTTTATGGATAATGAAGAAGAATGCAAATCGTTATTAATGACGCGTGACGGACGAGCAAAAATCATTAAATATCACGTAGATGCTATCAAAAGAGTACAACAAGAATTATTTTAAATCATAACCTATACCAACATGAAAACACGTTTTTATTTAGTGTACCTAAGTGCATTAGCACTTTTATTAGTGACGTCTTGCGTTTCACTACGATCCTCCGTTTTTGATCAATATTCATATCAAAAAGGAACAGAAATTAAAGTTGATGCCACACGATTGATGGACAAAGCCGATCAGCAATACGACTCGCTAACGGCAGCCATTGTAAACTTGGAAACTGAATTAGAAAAAATGGTGGAATATGAAAAAAATAAGCCAGACAATCAAATCAGTTATGCAATGTGGAAAATGATTGCAGATCCAAACAAGAAATTCATTGGCGGATTTTTAAAGCTTTGGAAAGAAAAAGGTGCAATGAGTACATTTTTTGCCACAGAAGCAAAAGGGCAAGTAGTAGAAGCACTCGATTTAATTCTACAATACGAAGGAAAAAAAGATCCAGCGGCAGAAAACAAGCTAAAAGCAATACTTGGTTTACAATAACTATAAAAGCAAACACACATGGAAGTTAAAGATATACTCAAAGAAATAAAAAGTAACTTACTGGGTTTAGTAGGTGGAAAATTTGAAGATTTAAAATCTGAATCTAAAAAAGATGTACAAGATTTTTTAAATGCTTCAAAAGTAAAACTAGAACGTTGGACACTTTTATTAGCAGCAGGACATATTTCGCCAGAAGAATATAAATGGTTGGTAGAAAGTCAAAAAGATTTAGTAATCCTCAAAGGACTATATGCTGCGGGCGTTTC from Kordia antarctica encodes the following:
- a CDS encoding DUF922 domain-containing protein; its protein translation is MYKLLVVLCVFLFVQDEESIAWTQNQKLHWGNFEGEPKPNTGAVAITASGITYGFSSKTFSDSDKIEYTTDVEAQFYPDRSWYLKERVNDTILKHEQLHFDITELHARKLRKRIKNVKTTKNIQQVISKIYDEVSAELNKMQNDYDKGSEHSINYEGQVKWQKLIAKELQEHSRYRK
- a CDS encoding OsmC family protein; translation: MTSKVTYKGNLRTVSQHIKSGNEFITDAPTDNNGKGEAFSPTDTVATGLASCMLTVMGIKAEQLGVHMEGTTAEVTKTMASNPRRISKIEVKLNLPFEADTKTRKILENTANTCPVHYSLHPDIEKIVEFHWK
- the guaA gene encoding glutamine-hydrolyzing GMP synthase; this translates as MQHDKVLILDFGSQYTQLIARRVRELNIYSEIFPFNKIPANVDEYKAVILSGSPMSVRSAEAFHPDLKGIRGKKPLLAVCYGAQYLAHFSGGEVAESNTREYGRANLNFVQDNEPFLAGISVGSQVWMSHSDTIKSLPTNGKLLASTHDVKNAAYKIEGETTYAIQFHPEVYHSKDGKQLLENFLVTIANVNPDWTPNAFVGETVEALKAQLGNDKVVLGLSGGVDSSVAAMLLHKAIGENLYCIFVNNGLLRKNEYTSVLEQYEGMGLNVKGVDASARFLDALAGLSDPEEKRKAIGRVFIEVFDDEAHQIQNVTWLAQGTIYPDVIESVSATGGPSATIKSHHNVGGLPDFMKLKIVEPLKALFKDEVRRVGASMEMDKQLLGRHPFPGPGLAIRILGDITAEKVRILQEVDAVFIDGLRTWNLYDKVWQAGAILLPVNSVGVMGDERTYEKVVALRAVESTDGMTADWVDLPYKFLQKVSNDIINKVKGVNRVVYDISSKPPATIEWE
- a CDS encoding LysM peptidoglycan-binding domain-containing protein, whose amino-acid sequence is MKKFLGFFLAIVLTGCSATAQQYKSHTVARGETVESIADKYNVSVDDIIKLNPETRRGVRKNNVLVIPSKSIKVSKDVEVTFINHKVRRKETLYSISKKYGIAIDDIKKFNEKVAKNGLKRGDRIAIPVFNTKKDEVVEVVSGTDEEETKNEEASFEIYTVKAKETKWGIAHSYGLTIEELEDLNPEIKDGLKIGQEIKLPIRTDKPQVASTEKYVFYDVKPKQTLYTLTRKFGVSEEELILLNPALKDGLKAGMVLKLPIAETENLEVIGAVIVDRFNFLENASTENVSNIVIMLPFKLNEMNMDSVSQTKDKLKNDRLLNYATEFYTGSLMALDSMKQLGFSVNVKILDNQGNKVATRRLVQSNDFSNVNAVIGPILDSNVEIVAAELKSDGIPVISPLSSIEVKHRNVYQSVPTKKILEETMLAFITEKGQNKNVIIIASNSHAAIKARLQSALPNASVFNPEKGNYIQPTKILPLLKKDEENWVILETDDLSLIANVTSVLNSYTTSEKRKIVLLTTNKSDSYDNHSNVYNSHLANLSFHYPSIDKPSSLDNIFVKNYERTYNISPSTIATRGFDITFDVLLRLAYDKDLAKSVRSGAITNYVENRFEYDKKLFGGFFNKGVYIVMYDGLEIKKAN
- a CDS encoding DUF3820 family protein, which produces MTDFPSKEAQQKLLIELAHAKMPFGKYKGKYLVNLPEFYLIWYRQKGFPKGKIGQQLAQMLDIKINGLEPIIYNIQRKFEKR
- a CDS encoding N-acetylmuramoyl-L-alanine amidase: MIVLLDNGHGGLINGTYQTPGKRSPIWNDGSQLFEGEFNRAIVNGIIEDLTTLRIPYVNIAAEYRDVTLETRMSRANKFGSRNCFYLSVHSNAGGGHGSEVFTSPGNTKSDKIATVFGEEFKREFPNRRLRTDFSDGDLDKEENFYVLKRTRMPAILTENFFMDNEEECKSLLMTRDGRAKIIKYHVDAIKRVQQELF